The Methanobrevibacter millerae genome includes the window AACCCAGATACTATCTGCAATATTATATAACATGATTAAAAGCATGGAAATCATCATAGGAATACTTAATTTAATAATAGCATTTTTTGGATCTCCCGTAATCATTTCAATATTTTTATTTTTTTCACTCATTTTTTATCAAACCTTTCTTCATTTAATGATGTCATTTTAATAGCTAAATTTTTTAATATAATCTGTAAATTTTCCTTTTCCTGTTGATTTTCAAAAAGAATATCTTCAAACTCCTTCAGGATATCCTTTGATTTGTTAAAAGTCATTTCGCCCTTTTCAGTCATTGAAATAATATTTTGTCTTCTGTTGTTTTCATCAATTGTACGTTCGATAAAACCGTTGTCTTCCAACTTTTTAATAGATCTTGCAATGGCTCCCTTGTTTGTATTGCATCTTGAGGCAATCTTTTCCTGATTCAATGTTGAATCCCCTGCAACTTCAAAGAGAATATGAAGTTGTGTGATATTAATGTCAAGTTCACTGAGCATGTTATTAAAATAAATTGACTGAGCCTTTGCAAGAATTCCAATTAACTTTCCAATAGGCAAATCCTTCGCATCAACTTTTTCTAAATCACAATGTGTCATGATATACCTTCATTTTATCAAATTTAAAAAAAATATTTGATATAAAGAGGTTAGTATTTACTACTATATAAACTGTTGCATCATCAACAATTGCACCGACAACAATTAACAGACTCAAGTAAATATTTATTTCATGATAGACCATCAGTTTAAAAACATATTTTATCACCAGTCCAGTCAACGAAATGAAAAATATATTAAATTAAAATATATGAAAATAAAAAAAGTATTGTTTTAATTAATCATCAATGGAAATAAACTCATCATAACTTTTTGAGCGGATAACATCCAAAAAGAACTTTTTCTTTACAGGACCCAATTCATTCAAAAAGTCATCATAATATTTGGAATCCCTAATTTTTAGATAATCCTCACGAATCAAATTAAATAAAGGCTCCTTGCATTTATCAACAATCTGGGAAAGTGCAAATCTTGGACCATTGATTTTATATGCAAGCAAATCAAACTTATAGTCATCATAAAATCCGTTATCTATAAATCTTCTCATCAGTTCCTGGCCTGCCGGAACGGTATCCAAATAATCGCAGTCTATGATATCAGTAATTGATTTTGAATGTTTTCTGTGATAATATAAATGCTTTCTGATAATTGAAATTCTTTTAGCTTTCAAAAAGATTTCAAAGAAAAACGGCATATCCTCAAAAAATATTCCCTCAACAAACTTCGCAGAGGAATTTCTTAAAAATTCGTTTCTGTATATCTTTTGGCATGCATTGACTGACAAATCAAAGAGAAAATCGCGGCATTCATCAGGAGTGAATACCCTATCGTCAAATGACTCGTCAAAGGAGTTCAATTTAAACCAGTCATTGTCAGAAAACTGTCCCGTTTCATCATCAAAGTACTTGATTTGAAATATTGTAATGTCTGTATCCTTGGATTTTGCCTCGCTATAAGCGATTTCAAGGGCATCACTGCAAAACCAGTCATCACCATCGAGAAATGCAACATATTCGCCTCTGGCCAATTTCATTGCCTTGTTTCTGGATGCTCCAAGTCCAATGTTTTTCTGGTCAATCAATCTGATGCGGTCATCATCATATGAGTTAATTATATCCAAAGTGGAATCTGTAGACCCGTCATTAACGACAATAAGCTCAAAATCATCAAGGCTTTGATTCAAAATACTACTAATCGCCTTGTCAATGAACCTTTCCTCATCATATACACATAAAATTACTGAAACCTTCATATGAACTCCCTTATCAATCTTAATATTTCAGAGACATTTTCGCCAACAAGCAGATTATGCTTTGTATCATCAAAAACAATTATGCTGGAGTTTTTAATGTTATCTTTCATGATATCAGTCAAATTCTGTGAAATCAAATCATCTTCACGGCCAGCTAAAATCAGAGTTGGATTGTCAAGTTTGCCCAACTGTCCTGTGATATTCAAATCCATGCCCATGTCAATTCCATTGGCTATCGCTTCAAGATTGGCCCTTTTTGCAGATTCCCTTTTGACTATTTCAAGGACTTCCCTATTTCTGTTGAAGACATCATCCATAATTACATAATGAATGATTGTATCATAAAAATCTTCAAAAGAATTGTTTACAGCTGTTTTAAGCTCCATAAATTTGGATTTCAAATTTTCATCACATTCGCTGAAGCTGGACATTATCACCAGCCTGTCTGAAATGTCGGGATATTTCATTGCAAATGACAATGCAATATTGCCTCCCATAGAAAATCCAATCAAACTGGTTTTTTCAATACATAACTTTAAAAGCAGATTGTACAAATCATCAACAAGCAAATCGATTGTAAACGGTTCATACAGAGACTTTCCATGACCTCTTATGTCATATGACACTATCCTATAATCATCCCGAAGCCTTGAAGAGAGCACTCTCCAATATTCCAGACTATCGCTTAGCCCATGAATGAATACTATTGTCTTTTCTCCATTTCCTTCAACAGCATAATTCATTTTCATACTTATTATTTATTAATCAATTTGATTAATAATTATTTTGAAAATATTTAAAAGTGTAAAATATTATATTATACAATATGAATTCAAAATTAAGATTAGCTAAAACAATTTCAACTTTTACAAACCCTCCGATTATCTGCATACCATTATTCATAATTATATGCCTGACATTATCCATTGACAACCTTTGGCAATTTCCAGTTCTGGAAATGATTTCCCTGATATTCGCTTCAATACTTCCTATGGCAATCATATTATACTGGGCTAAAAAAACTGGAAATGATAGGGATATCTCAAGAAGAGAAGACCGCTTTACCCCACTTATCGTTGGAACCGTTTCATACTTCATCGGATTTTTAGTATCCATATTTTTAGGCCTGAATGACTTTCTGACATTTTTATTCCTATGCTATACAATAAACACATTTATCGTCATGATTATTACAACAAGATGGAAAATAAGCATTCACACCACAGGACTCAGCGGTCCGGTTTGTGCATTAATCATTCTTTTGGGACCTGTAGGTGCAGTCTTTGGCCTCATTTATCCTGTTTTGATATGGTCAAGAGTCACTCTCAAAAAGCATACAATGGCTCAGGCTATTGCTGGCGGTGTTCAGGGATTTGTCTTAACTGCAGTTGAGATGTTTCTATTCATTTTCATGTTCAATTTGAATGTGGGAAATATCTATCCATTCCATCATGTGTGCGGATTTATCCTGGCAATCGTATTTACCCCTGTGGTTCTTGGCATTTTCACTTATCTAAACAACACGAACTCAATAATATTCTATCTGGTTGAAATTATTGGTCTGGGATTCTTTATAGCCATAACACCAATAGATGTTATAATAATATACATTTTGACCACAATAGTTTCTATCGTTATAAGCAATTATGCTGGTGAAAGGTTCAGTTGGTATAATATTGTATCTTAAAAAAAGAAGTTAAGTGTTTTTTTAACACTTATCTATCAATTATTCTTCCTGCATCTATTTTTTTGGTATTATAGTTAACAGCTTTGTGAACGCTGTTAAGTGAAGTCTTTAAATTGTTTGCAATAACTTCGCGCAATTCATCGTCGAATGGAGCAGTCTTATCCCCATAGAATTCACAGATTTTTGAAATCTTTTTGTCTTCAAGGAATATGAAATATTCTTTCCAGTGCTCAGTCAAATCACCTAAAAGACTTTCAATATGGATGAATTCCTTGTTTAATTTATTTGCTTTATCATATGCCTCTTTTTCTAAAGCAGAAAATTCAGCTATTTCTTCTTTAGTGTAATCTTTCAATAATTTTTTATCAGCCATTATATCACCATAAAAAAATGATTATTAATATAAATTATCTTATTTAGGAATATATAAATATTTGTTAAAAAAAAGAAGAAAAGGAATGATGGAAGATTAAAAAAAAAACAAAATAATTTATAATTATCATAAAAAAATATGTTGGAGAGTCATTTCAAATTGAACTAAAAAAAACATTATTCCTCCAATTTTTCTTTCCAGGACTCATCTAATTTCATATCATTTTTACAGTAAAGTACCGCATTGTCAACAGATTCATACATGTCATGAATTCCTTTTGACGTTTTTCTGTAGTTTGCAACATTGCTTCTTTTTATTCCTATGCTTGCAGCCTCATCATATGAATCAATGTCGGCACCCAGAAATATGAATTCCCAGTTGTGGTTTTGAATCATGTTCTTGATTTGTGTTTTTGTGAATTCCTTGGATGAATTTTCATATCCGTCAGTTGTGATTACAAACAGTACCTTGTTGTCAATTTCCTTATCCAATGTCACTATTGTTCTTCCAATTGCATCCAATAGTGCAGTGGATCCTCTAACGAAGTATTCATCCCTTGTCAAATCATCCACTTCATAAATGTTTTTTCTTTTGTAGAGTACATCGTATCCATGATCAAAAAGTATGGTTGTTACCTTAGTGTTGTTTTCCTGAGCCTTTTGCTTTGCGATAAATGAATTGAATCCTCCAATGGTATCATTTTCAGACCCGTACATTGACCCGCTTCTATCCAACAAGAATATAATATCTATTTTTTCATCGACCATATCAATTACCTCGTATCTATCTTGTGTTTAAATTATTTGTAAGTTGAGATATATATAAGTTGTGGTTAAATATTTAGTCATACCTAAAAAAAATCAAAATATTTATATACTAGAAATTACTACATTATTAAATAGTGATGTAAATTTAGGACAACCTAAAAAACATTGCTTTTACATTATTAGTAAAGACTAATACAATCTCCAAAATTAAAACACAATTGAATTAGTTTTTTCCACAATTTTCTAATTCAAAACGAAAAAATTATCTGCCAAAGATTTTTTCAAAAAAGTCATAGGCGTTTGAACCAAAAACGCCTTTATTATCTCTTATTTTTTACGAATCTTTTAATTGAAATTAAACAATTATTTTATCATAAGATATTTTTTCACTACATCCATTACACTGCCAATTTTATTGAGCAGGTGATCTGAAAACTTCTTTCATATCTAAATTACAGATAGATTTAAATATGATGCTATACCATTATTATATAACAATAGTTATTTTTTAGGCAGTAATTATAACAATATATTTAGGTATACCTAAAAAATAACGAAACATTTATATACTACTTCTTACTACATTATTAAATAGTGATGTGAAAAGAAAAAAAAACACATTGCTTAAAAACATTATTAGTCAATAAAAACTAATACAATCTCCAAAATTAAATTACTTGAATTAGTTTTCCACAATTTTCTAATTCAAAAAAAACGGAAAAATTTATCTGCCAAAATTTTTCCACAAATATCTCAACTAGGTGTTTATTAAACCGATAAACACCTATTATTATCTCTTGTTTTCTAAAAATAATTAAAAATAGCTAAATAAAAATAAAAAATAAAAAAAGATCAAAATTATTTATAATTTTGAGCTCTTTGTTCGAAATGTGCTTTAGGATATCCGCATACTGGACATTTTTCAGGTGCATTAGGACCTTTGAAAATGAATCCACAGTTTTCACATTTCCATTCAACTTCTTCATCTTTAGCAAAGACAGTTTCATTTTCAACGGTGTCAAGTAAAGTTCTGTATCTTTCTTCATGTTCTTTTTCGATTGCACCTACTTTTTCAAACAAGAAAGCGATTTTAGCAAAACCTTCTTCACGAGCAGTTTCAGCAAACTCTTTGTACATTGCAGTCCATTCTTCGTTTTCACCGTCAGCTGCTGCGTTTAAGTTTTCAATAGTGTCAGGAATTTCTTCATCATGTAAAAGTTTATACCAGATTTTAGCATGTTCCCTTTCGTTTTTGGAAGTTTCCATAAAAATGTCATGGATTTGAACATAACCTTCTTCTTTAGCTTTTGCAGCAAAGTATTGATACTTGGTGTGAGCTTGGGACTCACCAGCAAAAGCGGCTTGCAAATTTGCTTCAGTTTTTGTACCTTTTAAATCAGTCATAATATACATCTCCAATTAATATATATAAAAATTATTTTATAAAAAAATAATGATTTTTTGTTGGACAAAAATATCATTCAAAGTCTTCTAAAAGAATTGTCATTAATTCTTCATCAGTAATATCTGAATCTCCAGACAATCTATTAGCCTGGGATGTCAATACATTTTCAAAGATATTTCTGATTTGGCGACCGTTTGCAAAATTGTCACCACGGGTATTGTATAAATCCTCGCACAATCCCTTAAGATAGTCATCAGCCTTTGAATCAAGTATTAAACTTGAATTTTCACACATGCTGATGAATATGCCGTACAATTCTTCAGGATTATAATCATCAAAGAAAATATACTTGTTGAATCTTGACTCCAAACCGGGATTTGAATGTATGAAATTGTCCATCAGTGCAGGATATCCTGCAACTATGACCACCAAATCATCACGATGATCTTCCATTGCCTTTAAAATAGTATCAATAGCTTCCTGACCATATGCATCATTCTGACTTTTTGGAACTAAAGTGTATGCTTCATCAATGAAAAGTATTCCTCCCATTGCGCTTTGAATAACTTCCTGGGTTTTTATTGCAGTCTGGCCCAAATATCCTCCGACCAAACCGCTTCTGTCAGTTTCAATAAGATGTCCTTTTGATAAGACTCCAAGTTTTTTATAAATTTTTGAAAGCAGACGGGCAACAGTTGTCTTTCCTGTGCCGGGATTACCTGAAAACACAAGATGAAGAGACATCGGTGGCTGTTTCATTCCACGCTCCTTTCTGATTTTTCTTATCTGAATCAGATTAACCAATGAATTGACTTCCTTTTTAACGGCTTCTAGACCTACCAATTTATTCAATTCATCTATTAACTCCTCCAAACTCTCATCGCTCTCTTTGCTTTCTTCATCAGACTTTGAGTCCTTGTCCAAATTCAAATTAAAGTCAGTGTTCATAAGTATTGACGCTACAACATCGGGCCTTTTTTTAGACAATTCATCATAAAATCTTTCATATTGACTGTTGCCGTCAATAGCTAGATTAATCCATGTTCTTGCCTCAGCCAGAAAGTCTGCAGTGAAGTTATTGATGTCTTCACATTCACAAAGCAAATTCAAAACCTTTGAAACATGATTTTCATCAACACTATCCTTGTTTGAAAAATAATTGTTTTTGAACTGAGAAAGGTTATGCGACAGCCCGTTCATATACTCATCAAAAAGCCTGTATGATTTGGGATCAGTATAATCGCATTTGAAATATGCCTTTGCCAAATCCCTGTAAATTTCAAAAAGCCTACTGCAGTATCCATCCAGATTCTTTTCATTCAGAAAATCCTTATGGAACATGTCGTTTTCATGAAATATCTTAAATGACAATGGCAGATAATCTTTAAAATCATTATCGTAATTATTGGAAAGAATTAAATTCAAATCATCTATGCCATAATCCAAATCCAATGTGTCCCTTATAAAAATCAATTTCTTGTCAGTGAATGATTCTCCGTTCAATGAAAGATATGTCAAAAAGTCAGCAAGATTTGTCTGTACTATTTCCTTAACTGAATGTCCACTGGATTTATAGTCTGCCAGAATAGGAGTAACATTTTCATCATAAACCCCACGATTATCGATCAATTCACAATATTCATATAATTCATTAATTTCCTGATTTATTGAATTTTCATCTTTTTTTGATAAATCATGATTACAATAAGGACAGACTTCAGCAGTTTCATCAACTTTCTGATGACAATTATCGCATAGTTTCCAATTATCTGACAAGATTAACACAACCTATGTGATAATGTTTAGAATTATACTTAAATATAATTAACTAAATTTTATATTTAGTATGAAACAAATATTATTCAATAAAAAAAATGAGTTAAAAATATGAAAAAATTTATTAAAAAATGGACTGAAAGCAGTCTAATACTAAAAATAATTATTGGAATGATTATTGGTGTTATTTTAGGAGTTTTCATTCCAAAAGTTTCAATAATTGGCCTACCTGGAACTCTATTTGTAAGTGCACTCAAAGCAGTGGCTCCGCTTCTTGTCTTTGTGTTGGTTGCATCTGCACTATCCAAAGCAAAAAGTGGAATTGCGAGCAGATTTAAAACAGTCATCATTTTCTATCTCTTCAGTACTTTCATAGCTGCAATAGTTGCTGTTTTAGGAAGCCATCTTTTTCCGGTCGGAATGCACCTTACTGCTGCAAGTAATGTATCAGCACCAAGTGGCCTTGAAGAAATTCTAACAAACATACTGACAACAATCTTTTCAAATCCTATAAAGTCATTAACCGAAGGGGAATATCTGGGAATCCTATTCTGGTCTTTTGTATTTGGAATAGCTCTTAAGATTGTAGCAAGTGACAATACAAAAAATATGATGGAAGATTTTGCAAACGCCCTGACCATAATAGTAAGAGGAATAATACAGTTTGCTCCTATAGGAGTAATGGGACTTGTTTTTACTTCCGTTTCAGAAAGCGGAATAGGTATATTTACCCAATACGGCCAGCTAATACTATTACTTGTAGTATGTATTGGAATTGTTGCACTGATTACAGATCCGTTAATTGTAGCATTAACCCTAAAGCGCAACCCTTATCCTCTCGTATTCACATGCCTTAGGGAAAGTGGTATTACTGCATTTTTTTCCAGAAGTTCAGCAGCAAACATTCCAATTAACATGAGGCTATGTGAAAGACTGGGATTGGATAAGGATTTCTACTCAATAAGTATTCCTTTAGGCGCTACAATAAACACAGAAGGTGCTGCAGTTACGATTACAGTAATGACATTAGCAGTCTGCAATACACTGGGAATACACATATCACTACCAATTACAATAATGTTATGCCTAATTTCAACAGCGGCAGCATGCGGCTCATCCGGTGTGGCTGGTGGATCATTACTGCTTATTCCAATGGCATGCTCAATGTTCGGTATCGGTAATGACATTGCAATGCAGGCGGTTGCGGTTGGATTTATTATTGGTGTGATTCAGGATTCATGCGAAACTGCACTTAATTCAAGTGGAGACGCACTTTTCTCTGCAACAGCAGAATACTACGATAGAATGAAACGTGGAGAAGATATGAAATTTTTAGGAGAATTTGCGAAATAGGATTTAGAATTTCAATCCTAT containing:
- a CDS encoding MarR family winged helix-turn-helix transcriptional regulator encodes the protein MLSELDINITQLHILFEVAGDSTLNQEKIASRCNTNKGAIARSIKKLEDNGFIERTIDENNRRQNIISMTEKGEMTFNKSKDILKEFEDILFENQQEKENLQIILKNLAIKMTSLNEERFDKK
- a CDS encoding glycosyltransferase, which codes for MKVSVILCVYDEERFIDKAISSILNQSLDDFELIVVNDGSTDSTLDIINSYDDDRIRLIDQKNIGLGASRNKAMKLARGEYVAFLDGDDWFCSDALEIAYSEAKSKDTDITIFQIKYFDDETGQFSDNDWFKLNSFDESFDDRVFTPDECRDFLFDLSVNACQKIYRNEFLRNSSAKFVEGIFFEDMPFFFEIFLKAKRISIIRKHLYYHRKHSKSITDIIDCDYLDTVPAGQELMRRFIDNGFYDDYKFDLLAYKINGPRFALSQIVDKCKEPLFNLIREDYLKIRDSKYYDDFLNELGPVKKKFFLDVIRSKSYDEFISIDD
- a CDS encoding alpha/beta fold hydrolase, with product MKMNYAVEGNGEKTIVFIHGLSDSLEYWRVLSSRLRDDYRIVSYDIRGHGKSLYEPFTIDLLVDDLYNLLLKLCIEKTSLIGFSMGGNIALSFAMKYPDISDRLVIMSSFSECDENLKSKFMELKTAVNNSFEDFYDTIIHYVIMDDVFNRNREVLEIVKRESAKRANLEAIANGIDMGMDLNITGQLGKLDNPTLILAGREDDLISQNLTDIMKDNIKNSSIIVFDDTKHNLLVGENVSEILRLIREFI
- a CDS encoding vWA domain-containing protein, whose translation is MVDEKIDIIFLLDRSGSMYGSENDTIGGFNSFIAKQKAQENNTKVTTILFDHGYDVLYKRKNIYEVDDLTRDEYFVRGSTALLDAIGRTIVTLDKEIDNKVLFVITTDGYENSSKEFTKTQIKNMIQNHNWEFIFLGADIDSYDEAASIGIKRSNVANYRKTSKGIHDMYESVDNAVLYCKNDMKLDESWKEKLEE
- the rbr gene encoding rubrerythrin, coding for MTDLKGTKTEANLQAAFAGESQAHTKYQYFAAKAKEEGYVQIHDIFMETSKNEREHAKIWYKLLHDEEIPDTIENLNAAADGENEEWTAMYKEFAETAREEGFAKIAFLFEKVGAIEKEHEERYRTLLDTVENETVFAKDEEVEWKCENCGFIFKGPNAPEKCPVCGYPKAHFEQRAQNYK
- a CDS encoding AAA family ATPase, whose product is MSDNWKLCDNCHQKVDETAEVCPYCNHDLSKKDENSINQEINELYEYCELIDNRGVYDENVTPILADYKSSGHSVKEIVQTNLADFLTYLSLNGESFTDKKLIFIRDTLDLDYGIDDLNLILSNNYDNDFKDYLPLSFKIFHENDMFHKDFLNEKNLDGYCSRLFEIYRDLAKAYFKCDYTDPKSYRLFDEYMNGLSHNLSQFKNNYFSNKDSVDENHVSKVLNLLCECEDINNFTADFLAEARTWINLAIDGNSQYERFYDELSKKRPDVVASILMNTDFNLNLDKDSKSDEESKESDESLEELIDELNKLVGLEAVKKEVNSLVNLIQIRKIRKERGMKQPPMSLHLVFSGNPGTGKTTVARLLSKIYKKLGVLSKGHLIETDRSGLVGGYLGQTAIKTQEVIQSAMGGILFIDEAYTLVPKSQNDAYGQEAIDTILKAMEDHRDDLVVIVAGYPALMDNFIHSNPGLESRFNKYIFFDDYNPEELYGIFISMCENSSLILDSKADDYLKGLCEDLYNTRGDNFANGRQIRNIFENVLTSQANRLSGDSDITDEELMTILLEDFE
- the sstT gene encoding serine/threonine transporter SstT; protein product: MKKFIKKWTESSLILKIIIGMIIGVILGVFIPKVSIIGLPGTLFVSALKAVAPLLVFVLVASALSKAKSGIASRFKTVIIFYLFSTFIAAIVAVLGSHLFPVGMHLTAASNVSAPSGLEEILTNILTTIFSNPIKSLTEGEYLGILFWSFVFGIALKIVASDNTKNMMEDFANALTIIVRGIIQFAPIGVMGLVFTSVSESGIGIFTQYGQLILLLVVCIGIVALITDPLIVALTLKRNPYPLVFTCLRESGITAFFSRSSAANIPINMRLCERLGLDKDFYSISIPLGATINTEGAAVTITVMTLAVCNTLGIHISLPITIMLCLISTAAACGSSGVAGGSLLLIPMACSMFGIGNDIAMQAVAVGFIIGVIQDSCETALNSSGDALFSATAEYYDRMKRGEDMKFLGEFAK